The Caldicellulosiruptor changbaiensis genome has a segment encoding these proteins:
- a CDS encoding sensor domain-containing diguanylate cyclase, translating into MNAQKIVIEREYIKVSWFLIGAVGLYLVFDRLLFSKNYNLSYFSDWLVPVIFLFVSVGYNLFKVWLFSGRIEISEEIYKYLKFFEVINLIFFFGYEKLFDLMFIISLVFLFYIGRIKMSGIRQVVVILIFSYILFIFRNFISGDINIEVFRNLLYILFYVFWIYNAGKVEVVERNSISSLEAQVQQMEEKIKNYVELNKAKDVKIKELEREISYLKEINKRLNISLGEFFNLQEISKIITQILDTNELLKFVNDVLIGVTGVDKSSILLFNRDKTELYVAYSNLPENEQKESFKQEKIEWLKNVAMNCESGYRNRVRAEDCPFIDGRPTKAIMYASLSTKNDKYGVILLEHVFEDIFTEDNLRFLTSIAAQVSIALENSSLYQQMRSMAMVDGLTGAYNRIYLYEVLEKEIEASNGRYPISVALFDVDNFKKLNDTYGHLFGDKVLQTIVRIAKEKIRKGDIVARYGGEEFVIVFSHLESSEAYKVVERIRRAIENETIEDNLVQTKITVSFGISSYPAHAENVKDLIKCADIAMYRAKSSGKNCTVIYNQELEMKV; encoded by the coding sequence GTGAATGCTCAAAAAATAGTTATTGAAAGAGAATACATAAAAGTTTCGTGGTTCTTAATAGGAGCAGTTGGCCTGTACTTAGTTTTTGATAGGCTTTTGTTTTCAAAAAATTACAATCTCTCCTATTTTTCTGATTGGCTTGTGCCAGTTATATTTTTATTTGTATCAGTAGGCTATAACCTCTTTAAAGTATGGCTTTTTAGTGGCAGGATTGAGATTAGTGAAGAGATTTATAAGTACCTTAAATTTTTTGAGGTTATAAATCTTATCTTTTTCTTTGGATATGAAAAACTGTTTGACCTCATGTTTATTATCTCATTGGTATTTTTATTTTACATCGGAAGAATTAAAATGAGTGGTATCAGACAAGTAGTAGTTATCTTGATATTCTCTTATATTCTTTTCATATTCCGTAATTTTATTTCAGGCGATATAAACATTGAAGTTTTTAGAAATTTATTATACATCCTTTTCTATGTTTTTTGGATTTACAACGCTGGTAAAGTTGAAGTTGTTGAAAGAAATTCAATTAGCAGCTTAGAAGCACAAGTACAACAAATGGAAGAAAAGATAAAAAATTACGTAGAGTTAAATAAGGCTAAAGATGTAAAGATAAAGGAATTGGAAAGGGAAATAAGCTATCTTAAAGAGATAAATAAAAGGCTTAATATCTCTCTTGGTGAGTTTTTCAATCTACAAGAAATCAGTAAAATAATAACTCAAATTTTAGATACTAACGAACTTTTGAAATTTGTAAACGATGTATTGATTGGTGTAACAGGAGTTGACAAGAGTTCTATTTTACTATTTAATAGAGATAAAACAGAGCTATACGTTGCATATTCTAATCTTCCTGAGAATGAACAAAAAGAGAGTTTTAAACAAGAAAAAATTGAATGGCTTAAAAACGTTGCAATGAATTGTGAGAGTGGGTATAGAAATAGAGTAAGAGCAGAAGATTGCCCGTTTATTGACGGAAGACCAACGAAGGCGATTATGTATGCCTCTCTTTCTACAAAAAATGACAAGTATGGAGTAATATTGCTTGAACATGTATTTGAAGATATTTTTACAGAGGACAATTTGAGGTTTTTAACTTCTATTGCTGCTCAGGTTTCAATTGCATTAGAAAACTCAAGCCTGTATCAGCAAATGAGAAGTATGGCAATGGTTGATGGCTTGACAGGTGCATATAACCGTATTTACCTATATGAAGTTTTAGAAAAGGAAATTGAAGCTTCAAATGGTAGATATCCTATTAGTGTTGCATTGTTTGACGTTGACAATTTCAAAAAACTCAACGATACATATGGGCATTTGTTTGGGGACAAAGTACTACAGACAATTGTTAGGATTGCGAAAGAAAAGATTAGAAAGGGAGATATTGTGGCAAGGTATGGTGGCGAAGAGTTTGTGATTGTATTTAGTCATCTTGAAAGTTCGGAGGCTTACAAGGTTGTTGAGAGGATAAGAAGAGCAATTGAGAACGAAACAATAGAAGATAATCTTGTCCAGACAAAGATTACAGTAAGCTTTGGAATCTCTTCTTACCCAGCACATGCCGAGAATGTTAAGGATTTGATAAAATGTGCTGATATTGCGATGTACCGTGCAAAAAGCAGTGGGAAAAATTGTACTGTGATATACAATCAGGAATTGGAGATGAAAGTATGA
- the nrdR gene encoding transcriptional regulator NrdR, producing the protein MRCPYCGYEDSKVIDTRPADEGRTIKRRRECLKCQRRFTTFEKIERQPILVIKKDNRREEFDRSKILNGIIKACQKRPVSIEQMNKIVDEIENEIYNSMRDEISSREIGEMVMEKLKKLDEISYVRFASVYRQFKDINTFIEELQKLLTEKIE; encoded by the coding sequence ATGAGATGTCCATACTGTGGATATGAAGATAGCAAGGTAATTGACACAAGACCTGCTGATGAAGGAAGGACAATTAAAAGAAGAAGAGAGTGTTTGAAATGTCAGAGGAGATTTACTACATTTGAGAAGATTGAAAGACAGCCTATTTTGGTTATAAAAAAAGACAACCGCCGTGAAGAGTTTGACAGAAGCAAAATTCTCAATGGGATTATAAAAGCATGTCAAAAAAGGCCTGTGTCTATTGAGCAGATGAACAAAATAGTAGATGAGATTGAAAATGAGATTTATAACTCTATGAGAGATGAGATTTCTTCAAGGGAAATAGGCGAAATGGTTATGGAAAAGTTGAAAAAACTTGATGAGATATCGTATGTGCGATTTGCCTCTGTTTACAGGCAATTTAAAGATATAAATACCTTTATAGAAGAGCTTCAGAAACTTTTGACAGAAAAGATAGAATAA
- a CDS encoding Hsp20/alpha crystallin family protein — MLRDIVPFGRKPFDIMRRIEREFFDIDDWFEDFFAPFERGSRFMRTDIKETENEYIIEAELPGVKKEDIKIELYDNKLTIKAETKQEEKEERENFIRRERRYGAFSRTFYLDNVKEDGIKAKYEDGILRIVLPKERPSKPNVRTIDIE; from the coding sequence ATGTTAAGAGACATTGTTCCATTTGGAAGAAAACCATTTGACATCATGAGAAGAATTGAAAGAGAGTTCTTTGACATTGACGATTGGTTTGAGGATTTCTTTGCTCCGTTTGAAAGAGGTTCAAGATTTATGAGAACAGACATCAAGGAGACTGAAAACGAGTATATCATTGAAGCTGAGCTTCCTGGGGTTAAAAAAGAGGACATCAAGATAGAGCTTTACGACAATAAACTCACTATAAAGGCAGAAACTAAGCAAGAGGAAAAAGAAGAAAGAGAGAACTTTATAAGAAGAGAGAGAAGATATGGAGCATTTAGCAGAACATTCTACCTTGATAATGTAAAAGAGGACGGTATTAAAGCAAAGTATGAAGATGGAATTCTGCGAATTGTGCTTCCAAAAGAAAGACCATCAAAACCAAATGTTAGAACAATTGACATCGAATAG
- the clpB gene encoding ATP-dependent chaperone ClpB, whose amino-acid sequence MNMEKFTQSLQSALLDAQNTAILYKHQEIGVEHLHYALVNEDDKLVAKILKNMGINTEIYKRDIEDQLKKIPMVYGPGASAVYVNRFLNEILLRAEDEAKKFKDEYISVEHVYLAMIDYDHPSTKAIFRKYGIIREKFLQQLYKIRGNQRITNPNPEETYEVLKKYGRDLTDLAKKGKLDPVIGRDEEIRRVIQILSRRTKNNPVLIGEPGVGKTAIVEGLAQRIVKGDVPEGLKDKTIFALDLGALIAGAKYRGEFEERLKAVLNEITASEGRIILFIDEIHNIVGAGRAEGAMDAGNLLKPMLARGELHCIGATTIDEYRKYIEKDAALERRFQPVLVNPPSVEDTISILRGLKERFEIHHGVRITDDALIAAAKLSDRYITDRFLPDKAIDLIDEAAALLRTEIDSMPTELDEITRRIMQLKIEKNVLQKEENPSTKQRLEEIDKEIAELNDRANQLSAQWEYEKELIKEIRKIKEEIEDVKIQIEEAERNYDLNKLSELKYGRLLDLQKKLEQKRQETEKIPPEKRLLKEEVTEEEIAKIVSKWTGIPVAKLVETERQKILELDKILHRRVVGQDEAIEAVCNAIMRARAGIKDPRKPIGTFLFLGPTGVGKTELARALAEALFDSENNMIRIDMTEYMEKHSVSRLIGAPPGYVGYEEGGQLTEAVRTKPYSVVLFDEVEKAHHDVFNILLQIMDDGRLTDSKGKTVDFKNTIIIMTSNLGSEYLLNANISNGEIDENTKKLIDKELKAHFRPEFLNRLDEIIIFKPLTKEQIIKIIDLRVAEIQQKLIEKGISIMLTQRAKEYVTENAFDVNFGARPIKRFLQKNVETLIAREILKGTIDEGDNIKIDVEDDRFVIIK is encoded by the coding sequence ATGAATATGGAAAAATTTACACAAAGCCTACAATCTGCTCTTTTAGACGCACAAAATACCGCAATATTGTATAAACATCAGGAGATAGGAGTAGAACATTTGCACTATGCCCTTGTAAATGAAGATGACAAGCTTGTTGCAAAGATACTAAAAAATATGGGAATAAATACAGAAATATACAAAAGAGATATAGAAGATCAACTAAAAAAGATTCCAATGGTTTATGGCCCTGGGGCTTCGGCTGTGTATGTAAATAGATTTTTAAACGAAATACTATTGAGAGCTGAAGATGAGGCAAAAAAGTTTAAAGATGAGTATATCAGTGTTGAACATGTATATCTTGCAATGATAGACTATGACCATCCTTCTACAAAAGCTATATTCAGAAAGTATGGGATTATCCGCGAAAAATTCTTGCAACAGCTTTATAAAATAAGAGGAAACCAGAGGATAACAAATCCAAACCCTGAAGAAACATATGAGGTGTTGAAAAAATATGGTCGTGACCTTACTGACCTTGCAAAAAAAGGAAAGCTCGACCCTGTTATTGGAAGAGATGAAGAGATAAGAAGAGTAATTCAGATTCTTTCAAGAAGGACAAAGAACAACCCTGTCTTGATTGGCGAGCCTGGTGTTGGAAAAACTGCTATTGTAGAGGGGCTTGCACAAAGGATTGTCAAAGGTGATGTTCCAGAAGGCTTGAAGGATAAGACCATCTTTGCACTTGATTTAGGTGCGCTGATAGCTGGTGCAAAATACAGAGGTGAGTTTGAAGAAAGACTAAAAGCGGTTTTGAACGAGATTACGGCATCAGAAGGCAGAATAATTTTATTTATTGATGAGATTCACAATATAGTTGGTGCAGGAAGAGCAGAAGGTGCAATGGATGCAGGAAATCTTTTAAAACCTATGCTTGCAAGAGGAGAGCTTCACTGTATAGGTGCAACTACAATTGATGAGTACAGAAAATATATCGAAAAAGATGCAGCCTTGGAGAGAAGATTTCAGCCGGTTTTAGTAAATCCACCGTCTGTAGAGGATACAATCTCTATTTTAAGAGGACTTAAAGAGAGGTTTGAGATCCACCATGGTGTAAGAATTACAGACGATGCTTTGATTGCTGCCGCAAAACTTTCTGATAGGTATATCACAGATAGGTTCTTACCAGACAAGGCAATTGACCTCATTGATGAAGCTGCCGCACTTCTGAGAACAGAGATAGATTCAATGCCTACAGAACTTGATGAGATTACAAGAAGGATTATGCAGCTAAAAATTGAAAAGAATGTTTTGCAAAAGGAAGAAAATCCAAGTACAAAGCAACGATTGGAAGAGATAGACAAAGAGATTGCAGAACTAAATGACAGAGCAAACCAGCTTTCTGCTCAGTGGGAATATGAAAAGGAACTTATCAAGGAGATAAGAAAAATAAAAGAAGAAATTGAAGATGTTAAAATTCAAATAGAAGAAGCAGAGAGAAACTATGATTTGAATAAACTCTCTGAACTAAAATATGGAAGGCTATTAGATCTTCAAAAGAAGCTTGAGCAAAAACGCCAAGAAACAGAAAAGATTCCGCCAGAAAAAAGACTTTTGAAAGAAGAGGTTACAGAAGAAGAGATTGCAAAGATTGTGTCAAAGTGGACAGGAATTCCTGTTGCAAAGCTTGTTGAAACAGAAAGGCAAAAGATTTTAGAGCTTGACAAAATACTTCACAGAAGAGTTGTTGGTCAGGATGAAGCAATTGAGGCTGTTTGCAATGCTATAATGAGAGCACGGGCTGGAATAAAAGACCCAAGAAAGCCAATTGGAACATTTTTGTTCTTAGGGCCAACAGGTGTTGGTAAGACAGAGCTTGCACGGGCTTTAGCGGAGGCTTTATTTGACTCTGAGAACAACATGATAAGGATCGACATGACAGAATACATGGAAAAACACTCTGTATCAAGACTTATTGGTGCACCACCTGGTTATGTTGGGTATGAAGAAGGAGGTCAGCTCACCGAAGCTGTCAGAACAAAACCATATTCTGTTGTCTTATTTGATGAGGTTGAAAAAGCTCACCATGATGTATTCAATATCTTGCTTCAGATAATGGATGATGGAAGGCTCACAGATTCAAAAGGAAAAACGGTAGACTTTAAAAATACAATTATAATAATGACCTCAAACTTGGGAAGTGAGTATCTCTTGAATGCAAACATCTCAAATGGTGAAATAGATGAAAATACAAAAAAACTCATAGACAAAGAGCTCAAAGCACACTTCAGGCCAGAGTTTCTAAATAGGCTTGATGAGATAATAATCTTTAAGCCCCTTACAAAAGAGCAGATAATAAAAATTATCGACTTGAGAGTTGCCGAGATTCAACAAAAGCTTATAGAAAAAGGGATCTCAATAATGCTTACACAGCGAGCAAAAGAATATGTAACGGAAAATGCATTCGATGTGAACTTTGGTGCAAGGCCAATAAAAAGGTTTTTACAGAAAAATGTTGAGACGTTAATTGCGAGAGAAATTTTAAAGGGTACAATTGACGAAGGTGACAATATCAAAATTGATGTTGAAGATGACAGATTTGTAATAATAAAGTAG
- a CDS encoding phenylacetate--CoA ligase family protein gives MIWSEYEKLNRKQYEELQLERLKRTVERVYENVPFYRKKFDEIGVKPHHIKTLKDIQLLPFTTKDDLRENYPYGLFTVPLSKIVRIHASSGTTGKPTVVGYTKHDMEIWTEVVARIVTAAGVREHDIAQIAFGYGLFTGAFGLHQGLERVGATVIPISSGNTEKQLMVMQDFGATVLVCTPSYALYMDEVANELNIDRSKLKLRIGLFGAESSTVEMRREIEKKWGLFATENYGLSEIIGPGVSGECEFREGLHINEDHFYPEIINPQTGEVLPEGETGELVLTTITKEGMPLIRYRTRDITSLIYEPCKCGRTNVRMTSVKGRTDDMLIIRGVNVFPSQIESVLMGIEGIGPHYQLVVTKRGYLDDLEVHVELVDGKLLERYAELEKLENKIKHRIYTVLGLNVKVKLVEPKTLERTTGKAKRVVDLRKQTN, from the coding sequence ATGATATGGTCAGAATATGAAAAACTAAACAGAAAACAATATGAAGAACTGCAACTTGAAAGGCTTAAAAGGACGGTAGAAAGGGTTTATGAAAATGTTCCTTTTTACCGTAAAAAATTTGATGAAATTGGAGTAAAGCCACATCACATCAAAACTCTTAAAGACATTCAGCTTCTTCCTTTCACAACAAAGGATGATTTAAGAGAGAACTATCCATATGGACTATTTACCGTCCCTTTGTCAAAGATTGTTAGAATTCATGCCTCCTCAGGTACAACAGGAAAACCTACAGTTGTAGGATATACCAAACATGATATGGAAATCTGGACAGAGGTGGTTGCGAGAATTGTAACAGCAGCAGGGGTAAGAGAACATGACATTGCCCAGATAGCATTTGGCTATGGACTTTTTACAGGAGCGTTTGGACTTCATCAGGGTTTAGAGAGAGTTGGTGCAACTGTAATTCCTATTTCAAGTGGTAATACAGAAAAGCAGCTTATGGTAATGCAAGATTTTGGCGCAACAGTTTTGGTTTGCACTCCATCTTATGCACTTTACATGGATGAGGTTGCAAATGAACTCAATATTGACAGGTCAAAGCTGAAACTCAGGATAGGATTATTTGGTGCAGAGAGTTCAACAGTAGAGATGAGACGAGAGATTGAGAAAAAATGGGGTCTTTTTGCAACAGAAAACTATGGGTTGTCTGAGATTATTGGGCCGGGTGTTTCAGGAGAGTGCGAGTTTCGAGAAGGACTTCATATAAATGAAGACCATTTCTATCCAGAGATTATAAATCCCCAGACGGGTGAGGTCTTACCAGAGGGCGAAACAGGTGAGCTTGTTTTGACAACAATCACAAAAGAAGGAATGCCGCTTATAAGGTATAGGACAAGAGACATTACATCACTAATTTATGAACCATGCAAATGTGGAAGGACAAATGTCAGAATGACCTCTGTAAAAGGACGCACAGACGATATGCTAATTATTCGAGGTGTGAATGTATTTCCTTCGCAAATTGAAAGTGTTTTAATGGGAATAGAAGGAATTGGACCACATTATCAGCTGGTTGTTACAAAAAGAGGATATTTGGATGATTTAGAAGTACATGTTGAGCTTGTAGATGGGAAGCTTTTAGAAAGGTACGCTGAACTTGAAAAGCTGGAAAACAAGATAAAGCACAGAATTTATACAGTATTGGGGTTAAATGTAAAAGTAAAATTGGTAGAGCCAAAGACTCTTGAAAGAACAACTGGCAAGGCAAAAAGAGTTGTTGATTTGAGGAAGCAAACAAACTAA
- the iorA gene encoding indolepyruvate ferredoxin oxidoreductase subunit alpha → MRRLMLGNQAVARGCYEAGVKVATAYPGTPSTEITEFISQYSEIYCEWAPNEKVALEVAIGAAIYGKRAICSMKHVGLNVAADPLFTVSYTGVNGGLLIAVADDPGMHSSQNEQDTRNIAKAAKVPVLEPADSQECVDFVKKGFEISEKYDTPVILRLTTRVSHSQSVVEEDSRVEIDYGYKKDIQKYVMMPAMARKRHEIVEKRLNDLKEFAEKTELNRIEEGESNLAFITAGIAYQYVKEAYPDAWVLKLGMVYPLPERLVKDFCSKFEKVYIVEELDPFLEENIKAMGIRNAVGKEIFKMTGEYSPTFIKSAIEKTQVEPPYKLNEELAPRLPVLCPGCPHRGIFYVLSKIKDIIITGDIGCYTLGALSPFNAMDTCICMGASVGMAHGISKASDKKAKVVAVIGDSTFVHSGITGLIDAVYNKSDMLLLILDNSTTGMTGHQDHPATGYTIRGEETFKLDLVSLCKTIGCSVVEEINPYNINENIKKISTLIDKPGVKVLIVKAPCRLHRRYKYVLSKRYIDKNKCKNCKLCLSLGCPAISLKEVPTIDQNLCLACGMCESICRFGAISSVKE, encoded by the coding sequence TTGAGACGACTTATGCTTGGGAATCAAGCAGTTGCCAGAGGATGTTATGAAGCAGGTGTGAAGGTTGCAACTGCTTATCCTGGTACACCTTCAACAGAGATTACAGAGTTCATATCCCAGTACAGTGAGATTTACTGTGAATGGGCACCAAACGAAAAGGTGGCTTTGGAGGTTGCGATTGGGGCGGCTATCTATGGTAAAAGAGCAATATGTTCGATGAAACATGTGGGTTTGAATGTTGCCGCAGACCCCCTTTTTACTGTATCTTACACAGGGGTAAACGGCGGACTTTTAATAGCTGTTGCTGATGACCCTGGTATGCACTCTTCACAAAATGAGCAGGACACAAGAAACATTGCAAAGGCAGCAAAAGTGCCAGTTTTAGAGCCTGCTGACAGCCAAGAGTGTGTTGATTTTGTGAAAAAAGGTTTTGAAATAAGTGAAAAGTACGATACACCTGTAATTTTGCGCCTTACAACAAGAGTTTCACATTCTCAATCAGTAGTGGAAGAAGATAGCCGAGTTGAAATAGATTATGGATACAAAAAGGATATTCAAAAGTATGTAATGATGCCAGCGATGGCACGAAAAAGGCATGAAATTGTTGAAAAGAGGTTAAATGACTTAAAGGAGTTTGCCGAAAAAACAGAGCTTAATAGAATTGAGGAAGGTGAAAGTAATTTAGCCTTTATCACAGCAGGTATAGCTTACCAGTATGTAAAAGAAGCATATCCTGACGCTTGGGTTTTAAAATTGGGTATGGTTTATCCTCTGCCAGAGAGGTTAGTTAAAGATTTTTGCAGCAAGTTTGAAAAGGTCTATATTGTTGAAGAGCTTGACCCTTTTTTAGAAGAAAATATAAAGGCAATGGGAATAAGAAATGCAGTTGGCAAAGAGATCTTTAAGATGACAGGTGAATATTCCCCTACGTTCATAAAATCGGCAATTGAAAAAACGCAAGTTGAGCCTCCTTATAAACTGAATGAAGAGCTTGCTCCAAGACTTCCTGTTTTATGCCCTGGCTGCCCTCACAGAGGTATCTTTTACGTTTTAAGCAAAATAAAAGACATTATCATAACAGGTGATATAGGTTGTTATACGTTGGGGGCTCTTTCGCCTTTTAATGCTATGGATACATGTATTTGTATGGGTGCAAGTGTTGGAATGGCTCATGGCATTTCAAAGGCCTCAGATAAGAAGGCTAAAGTAGTTGCAGTCATAGGTGATTCAACCTTTGTTCACTCTGGAATAACTGGGCTTATTGATGCTGTTTATAACAAATCTGACATGCTACTTTTGATATTGGATAACTCCACAACTGGAATGACAGGGCATCAAGACCATCCAGCAACTGGATATACAATTAGGGGAGAGGAGACTTTTAAACTTGACTTGGTTAGTCTTTGCAAAACTATAGGATGTTCAGTTGTCGAAGAGATAAACCCATACAATATCAATGAGAACATCAAAAAAATAAGTACACTAATCGACAAGCCAGGTGTTAAGGTTTTAATTGTCAAAGCACCTTGCAGACTTCATAGAAGGTATAAATATGTATTATCAAAAAGATACATTGACAAAAATAAATGCAAAAACTGTAAACTATGTTTGAGCTTAGGCTGTCCTGCTATATCACTTAAAGAGGTACCTACGATTGACCAGAACTTGTGTCTTGCATGTGGTATGTGCGAAAGTATCTGCAGATTTGGAGCAATCAGTAGTGTAAAGGAGTAG
- a CDS encoding indolepyruvate oxidoreductase subunit beta, with the protein MKENLNILIVGVGGQGNILLSKILGEVFLNVGYDVKISEVHGMAQRGGSVVTYVKAGTKVFSPLIDKAEADYIIAFEKLEALRWIEYLKKEGILIYSDYEIPPMSVITGVYKYPDVDKIVKKLGVKFYKVDIPSLLTKVGSPRVQNTIMLGVFSRLIGIEESYFRKAIENNVKPEFVEINLKAFAIGRNVDLGEVKI; encoded by the coding sequence ATGAAAGAAAATCTCAACATATTAATAGTTGGGGTTGGTGGACAGGGAAATATTTTGTTGAGTAAGATTTTAGGTGAAGTATTTTTGAATGTAGGATATGATGTAAAAATATCAGAAGTCCATGGAATGGCGCAAAGAGGAGGCAGTGTTGTAACATATGTAAAGGCAGGCACGAAGGTATTTTCACCACTTATAGACAAAGCAGAGGCTGACTATATAATTGCATTTGAAAAGTTAGAAGCTCTGCGCTGGATTGAGTATTTAAAAAAAGAAGGGATTTTAATCTACTCTGACTATGAAATCCCTCCGATGAGTGTTATTACGGGGGTATATAAGTATCCTGATGTGGATAAGATTGTAAAGAAGCTTGGAGTAAAGTTCTATAAGGTTGATATCCCATCTTTGCTCACTAAAGTAGGAAGTCCACGTGTTCAGAATACTATAATGTTAGGCGTGTTTAGCAGACTTATAGGAATTGAAGAAAGCTATTTTAGAAAGGCTATAGAGAATAATGTAAAACCAGAGTTTGTTGAGATAAATCTTAAGGCGTTTGCGATAGGTAGAAATGTAGATTTAGGTGAGGTGAAGATTTAA